The Dehalococcoidales bacterium genome contains a region encoding:
- a CDS encoding FAD-dependent oxidoreductase encodes MKQLETDIAVVAAGTAGLAAAIAAVERGAKVIAFEKASTTGGTGNMAMGPFAVESRMQRVRQIGLTREEAFKIFMEFTHGKADARLISTYINKSADTIDWLEGMGVKFADIQSHNTGFNYTWHIVMTSTGGWGVGSAANMMKILTEKAQEKGVQLYLQTPVKKILKEGGRVTGVAAEDRNGEEIRVKAKAVIIATGGIGDSPQLIKKYTGYELGKDLFSTRVPGLAGDGIRMAWEAGAAPTDIIMHLNYGLPDVADYIEAAVTLQQPNLMVNLQGERFINEDFLSTSPFGGNIITRQKDKCAFMILDENIKKGYEETGLDYLGPAITSIKFEHFDEQIKQAIDHGYKNIFVADSLEELAAKTGIKKDALLRTIDEYNHACETGRDEVFYKDARHLRPIKQPRFYAAKLFSSAYGSLGGIKINYKTEVINKEQEAIPGLYAAGADANTIYSDTYLFYLPGNTFGFAVNSGRMAGENAADYVNSI; translated from the coding sequence ATGAAACAACTGGAAACCGATATAGCGGTCGTTGCCGCGGGGACGGCCGGGCTGGCAGCGGCGATAGCGGCGGTCGAGCGCGGCGCCAAGGTAATCGCTTTTGAGAAAGCATCCACCACCGGCGGGACCGGCAACATGGCCATGGGGCCTTTCGCGGTGGAAAGCAGGATGCAGCGCGTAAGGCAAATCGGGCTGACGCGTGAGGAAGCCTTCAAGATATTCATGGAATTCACGCACGGGAAAGCGGATGCCCGGCTGATATCAACCTATATCAACAAATCCGCCGATACCATCGACTGGCTGGAGGGGATGGGGGTAAAATTCGCCGATATACAGTCACATAACACGGGGTTCAACTACACCTGGCATATAGTCATGACCAGCACCGGCGGCTGGGGCGTAGGCTCCGCGGCCAACATGATGAAGATACTGACCGAGAAAGCCCAGGAGAAAGGCGTCCAGCTCTATCTCCAGACGCCGGTGAAAAAGATTTTAAAGGAAGGTGGCAGGGTTACCGGGGTGGCGGCCGAAGACAGGAACGGAGAAGAAATCCGGGTAAAGGCCAAGGCGGTGATTATAGCCACCGGCGGCATCGGAGACAGCCCGCAGCTGATTAAAAAATACACGGGCTACGAGCTGGGGAAAGATTTGTTCTCCACCAGGGTACCCGGGCTGGCGGGTGACGGCATCCGCATGGCCTGGGAAGCCGGGGCGGCGCCAACCGATATCATCATGCACCTGAACTACGGCCTGCCCGATGTAGCGGACTATATCGAAGCTGCTGTCACGCTGCAACAGCCCAACCTCATGGTCAACCTTCAGGGAGAACGCTTTATCAATGAAGATTTCCTTTCGACATCCCCCTTCGGAGGCAATATCATCACCCGGCAGAAGGACAAGTGCGCCTTCATGATACTCGATGAAAATATCAAGAAAGGCTATGAGGAAACAGGACTGGACTACCTGGGACCGGCCATAACCAGCATCAAATTCGAGCATTTTGACGAGCAGATAAAGCAGGCCATCGACCACGGGTACAAGAATATATTCGTCGCGGACTCTCTTGAGGAACTGGCGGCCAAGACGGGTATTAAGAAGGACGCCTTATTGCGGACAATAGACGAGTATAACCATGCCTGCGAGACCGGCCGCGATGAGGTCTTTTACAAGGACGCCAGGCATCTCCGCCCGATCAAGCAGCCCAGGTTTTACGCCGCCAAGCTTTTTTCCAGCGCGTACGGCAGCCTGGGCGGGATAAAAATAAACTATAAGACGGAGGTCATCAACAAGGAACAAGAGGCCATCCCGGGGCTTTACGCCGCCGGAGCCGACGCGAACACCATATACAGCGATACCTACCTGTTTTACCTGCCGGGGAATACTTTTGGTTTTGCGGTAAACTCCGGGCGCATGGCCGGTGAAAACGCCGCTGATTATGTAAATTCCATCTAA
- a CDS encoding iron ABC transporter permease, with product MTLTVILIVLFLLSFAFGRYPISPWDVIKILLSHVFPIDQTWTDNMNTVVMKIRLPRILAAMMVGGSLSLAGVSFQGLFRNPLVSPDILGVSSGAGFGAALAILLNGSQWSIQVSAFCFALLAVSISYAISKMVKGNPTLTMILAGMAIAPPFGALLSLMKYVADPIDQLPAITYWLMGSLASVGYKGLIYSTIPIIVGMIVLILIRWRFNVLAMGEEEAMALGVDTGKLRAIIIVCCTMITASSVCISGTIGWVGLVIPHVSRVMVGPNHKKLLPISLLMGAVFLLFIDNICRVAASVEIPIGILTAIVGVPFFVYLLGRRNRGWA from the coding sequence GTGACACTGACCGTTATATTGATAGTCCTTTTCCTGCTCTCCTTCGCTTTCGGCCGATACCCCATTTCCCCCTGGGACGTAATCAAGATACTGCTCTCCCATGTTTTCCCGATCGACCAGACTTGGACGGACAACATGAACACGGTGGTGATGAAGATCCGGCTGCCGCGCATCCTGGCGGCGATGATGGTGGGCGGCAGCCTTTCGCTGGCCGGCGTCTCTTTCCAGGGGCTTTTCCGCAACCCCCTGGTATCTCCGGATATCCTGGGCGTCAGCTCCGGCGCAGGGTTCGGAGCGGCGCTAGCGATACTGCTTAACGGCAGCCAGTGGTCCATCCAGGTATCCGCTTTCTGCTTCGCCCTGCTGGCGGTAAGCATTTCCTACGCTATCAGCAAGATGGTGAAGGGCAATCCCACCCTGACCATGATACTGGCGGGTATGGCCATCGCCCCGCCATTCGGGGCTTTGCTATCGCTGATGAAGTACGTGGCCGACCCGATAGACCAGCTGCCGGCGATAACCTACTGGCTGATGGGCAGCCTGGCATCGGTCGGCTACAAGGGGCTGATTTATTCCACGATACCTATCATAGTGGGCATGATTGTCCTTATCCTGATACGCTGGCGCTTTAACGTGCTGGCGATGGGGGAAGAGGAGGCGATGGCGCTGGGCGTGGATACCGGCAAGCTGCGGGCGATAATCATCGTCTGCTGCACCATGATTACGGCGTCTTCCGTCTGCATCAGCGGTACCATCGGCTGGGTGGGGCTGGTCATACCGCATGTCAGCCGCGTAATGGTGGGGCCGAACCACAAAAAGCTATTGCCTATCAGCCTGCTCATGGGGGCGGTCTTTCTATTGTTCATCGATAACATCTGCCGGGTGGCGGCCAGCGTGGAAATACCCATCGGCATTCTCACGGCCATCGTCGGCGTGCCATTCTTCGTGTACCTGCTGGGGCGGAGAAACCGGGGGTGGGCATGA
- a CDS encoding ABC transporter substrate-binding protein: MKNRLLKAIPLLLISIILIISLFGCDQAKETTTSPPPVTTTPAQTTPAATTPPATTAATTTPPATTTPAPTTRTITDMYCTELVVPAVINRVISTGPVETQLIYILAPEKLAGLSSAWNGYPSLIGAAYKDIPIIGNASSGSFNYEAAIAVEPDIVLEGKTKNIDTDREKFGSIPVVGVDAGADLLTMYEDEITYVADLLGVPERGEKLIMYYRIAMAYVRSVTADLTEAEKVRVYYAQGNDGLMTDAEGSWHTNLLTFCGGANAAQVEVSNTSQAVQVSMEQILAWNEAEPIDMIIIGRTSQASTYNVIMDSDMWQLLQCVQDGNVYVRPDNPTSWFDGPPGYGQILGMYWMVNLLYPERTTSLDLRAKISEFYTNFLHYDLSEAELDALLATPG, from the coding sequence GTGAAAAACAGACTATTAAAAGCAATCCCGCTGCTGCTTATCAGCATTATACTGATTATCAGCCTCTTCGGCTGCGACCAGGCAAAAGAAACGACCACGTCACCTCCTCCCGTGACCACGACGCCGGCCCAGACTACCCCGGCAGCTACGACCCCTCCGGCGACCACCGCGGCGACCACCACCCCGCCGGCAACGACCACGCCGGCCCCGACCACCCGGACCATCACCGACATGTACTGCACCGAACTGGTCGTACCCGCCGTCATCAACCGGGTGATATCCACCGGGCCGGTGGAAACACAGCTAATCTATATCCTCGCCCCGGAAAAACTGGCCGGCTTAAGCTCCGCCTGGAACGGCTACCCTTCGCTCATCGGGGCGGCGTATAAAGATATTCCCATCATCGGCAATGCCTCCAGCGGCTCGTTCAACTACGAGGCCGCCATCGCGGTGGAGCCAGATATCGTCCTGGAAGGCAAGACCAAGAACATCGACACCGACCGCGAAAAATTCGGCAGCATCCCGGTGGTCGGGGTGGATGCCGGCGCCGATTTGCTGACCATGTACGAAGACGAAATCACATACGTGGCCGACCTGCTCGGCGTGCCCGAGCGCGGCGAAAAACTGATAATGTACTACCGCATCGCCATGGCCTATGTAAGGAGCGTCACCGCCGACCTCACCGAGGCGGAAAAGGTGCGGGTGTACTACGCCCAGGGCAACGACGGACTGATGACCGACGCCGAAGGCTCCTGGCATACCAATTTACTGACTTTCTGCGGCGGCGCCAACGCAGCCCAGGTGGAAGTCAGCAACACCTCCCAGGCGGTACAGGTAAGCATGGAACAGATTCTGGCCTGGAACGAGGCCGAACCGATAGACATGATAATCATCGGACGGACCAGCCAGGCTTCCACCTACAATGTCATCATGGACTCTGATATGTGGCAACTGCTGCAATGCGTCCAGGACGGCAATGTCTATGTCCGCCCGGACAACCCGACCTCCTGGTTCGACGGGCCGCCCGGCTACGGGCAAATACTCGGCATGTACTGGATGGTAAACCTGCTGTACCCGGAAAGGACGACGTCTCTCGACCTCAGGGCGAAAATCAGTGAATTTTACACCAATTTCCTGCACTATGATTTGTCCGAGGCGGAGCTAGACGCGCTGCTGGCGACTCCCGGTTAA
- a CDS encoding (Fe-S)-binding protein, producing the protein MSLKEYERDMLRCIRCSECKWVPLAQVKSWRFAQVCPSIGKYNFHAYSAGGRLALGLSTLKGRVGYTDSYLDILYRCQMCGACDISCKSNKDMEPFAVAQELRFKAVDDGQLLPAHMMVIDGLRKEDNMMQAKKSERGKWAEGLGLKDVTQDKAKVYFHAGCRYSFDEELWPAVKGAAKLLTKAGVDFAIAGKDENCCGGRAYELGYQGEFTKYAENNIEMLKTAGIKTVVTSCADCYYAFKVLYSKIKGYQLEVLHITEYLDRLIKEGKLKPNKEVLKSVTYHDPCHLGRLGEPFVPWEGVEKKVFQQLYIYDPPKPWRKGTNGIYEPPRDILKSIPNLELIEMERIKEYAWCCGSGGGVKETYPDFAIWTALERIEEAKATGAEALVTACPWCKRNFTDAINESGEKLKVYDVVELLEQAI; encoded by the coding sequence TTGAGCTTAAAAGAATATGAACGAGATATGCTGCGGTGCATCAGATGCTCGGAATGCAAATGGGTACCGCTGGCGCAAGTAAAAAGCTGGCGATTCGCCCAAGTATGTCCCAGCATAGGTAAATACAACTTTCATGCTTACTCGGCGGGGGGGCGGCTGGCGCTGGGGCTATCGACACTAAAAGGCAGAGTCGGCTACACGGACAGCTACCTGGACATACTGTACCGCTGCCAGATGTGCGGCGCCTGTGATATCTCCTGCAAGAGCAATAAGGACATGGAACCTTTCGCCGTGGCGCAGGAACTGAGATTCAAAGCCGTCGATGACGGGCAGCTCCTCCCGGCGCATATGATGGTAATAGACGGACTGCGTAAAGAAGACAACATGATGCAGGCCAAGAAGTCCGAGCGCGGCAAATGGGCCGAAGGGCTCGGCCTGAAGGATGTCACGCAGGACAAGGCCAAGGTCTACTTTCATGCCGGCTGCCGCTATTCTTTCGATGAAGAGCTGTGGCCTGCGGTCAAAGGCGCCGCGAAACTGCTCACCAAGGCCGGGGTGGACTTCGCCATCGCGGGAAAAGATGAAAACTGCTGCGGCGGCCGCGCTTACGAACTGGGCTACCAGGGAGAATTCACCAAGTACGCGGAAAATAATATAGAGATGCTGAAGACCGCCGGCATCAAGACGGTGGTTACCTCCTGCGCCGACTGCTATTATGCCTTCAAAGTCCTTTACTCCAAAATAAAGGGATATCAACTGGAAGTACTGCACATCACGGAGTACCTCGACCGGCTGATAAAAGAAGGCAAGCTCAAGCCGAACAAGGAAGTCCTCAAATCCGTAACGTATCACGACCCCTGCCACCTGGGGAGGCTGGGCGAACCATTCGTGCCGTGGGAAGGCGTAGAAAAGAAGGTCTTCCAGCAGCTATATATCTACGACCCGCCCAAGCCGTGGCGGAAAGGCACCAACGGAATTTACGAACCCCCGCGGGACATTTTGAAAAGTATCCCCAACCTGGAGCTAATCGAGATGGAGCGCATCAAAGAGTATGCCTGGTGCTGCGGAAGCGGCGGCGGGGTGAAAGAGACCTACCCGGACTTTGCCATCTGGACCGCCCTGGAAAGAATCGAAGAAGCCAAAGCCACCGGGGCCGAAGCGCTGGTCACCGCCTGCCCCTGGTGCAAGAGAAACTTCACCGACGCCATTAACGAGAGCGGAGAAAAGCTCAAGGTATACGACGTCGTCGAGCTACTGGAACAGGCAATTTAA
- a CDS encoding FAD-binding oxidoreductase, protein MALSREVYRELEDILGPDNISDDPVVLDVYSFQRLNAGSMDPYTISPEAVVLPGSTEEVQAILRLCNRRGIKSRASSTTYGTQGMATCAGEILLDLRRMNRIIEIDEKNMCVVTEPYVSFAQVQAEVMKKGLNCHVVGAGSNCSYLASLTSMDGNNAQAIAYGYSGRNLLGAEWVLPTGEILRLGSLGSGAGWFSGDGPGPSLRGIIRGARGALGGLGVITKCAGHVRPWPGPKSIEIKGISPAFETEVPPLFEYHILDWPTWEQCADGQYKIGEAGIALVLNKTAGPGTHGHTVTGCNNEYYDKYEELKGIPEVSLNIVMGANSPEEHAYQVKALDQILKDTGGQITPVGEKAIMKNRDFINAIKTCFVPRTAFRAAGSFTIDGLLGHGSVDHVSLGLKKDGVLRAKYAKKGVIGDDGTYNSWGSTFENAHLALFECGHWFDPLDEASTKGATELIGDGIKISLSTPFSLTWGTSGGMIFGLKSQPPIGPLCYNYHEWMRKIKKAFDPNTASDPEGYISPEE, encoded by the coding sequence ATGGCATTATCAAGAGAAGTTTACCGAGAACTGGAAGATATCCTTGGGCCGGATAATATCTCCGATGATCCTGTCGTTCTCGATGTCTATTCATTCCAGCGCCTGAACGCGGGCTCGATGGACCCCTATACGATCAGTCCCGAAGCCGTGGTGCTACCCGGCAGCACGGAGGAAGTACAGGCGATACTGAGACTGTGCAACCGGCGGGGCATCAAGTCCAGGGCGTCCTCCACCACCTACGGGACACAGGGCATGGCTACCTGCGCGGGTGAAATCCTCCTGGACCTGAGACGCATGAACCGGATTATCGAAATCGATGAGAAGAACATGTGCGTGGTGACAGAACCCTACGTGTCCTTTGCCCAGGTACAGGCCGAGGTAATGAAGAAAGGGCTGAACTGCCACGTGGTAGGCGCCGGTTCCAACTGCTCTTACCTGGCCAGCCTGACATCCATGGACGGCAACAATGCCCAGGCAATAGCCTACGGGTACAGCGGCCGCAACCTGCTGGGCGCGGAATGGGTGCTGCCCACCGGCGAGATTCTCAGACTAGGATCACTGGGATCCGGGGCCGGCTGGTTTTCCGGAGACGGGCCGGGACCGAGCCTCAGGGGGATAATTAGGGGGGCGCGCGGAGCGCTGGGGGGGCTGGGGGTCATCACCAAATGCGCCGGGCACGTCCGCCCCTGGCCAGGCCCGAAATCAATAGAAATTAAAGGGATTTCACCGGCCTTCGAGACCGAGGTGCCGCCTTTATTCGAGTACCATATCCTGGACTGGCCTACCTGGGAGCAGTGCGCCGACGGCCAGTACAAAATTGGCGAAGCCGGGATAGCGCTGGTGCTGAACAAGACCGCCGGGCCGGGCACGCACGGGCACACGGTGACCGGCTGTAACAATGAATACTATGACAAGTATGAAGAGCTCAAGGGAATACCGGAAGTTTCTTTGAATATCGTGATGGGAGCCAACTCGCCGGAAGAGCACGCCTACCAGGTAAAGGCGCTGGACCAGATTCTCAAGGATACGGGCGGACAAATCACGCCGGTGGGTGAAAAGGCCATCATGAAAAACCGCGATTTCATTAACGCGATTAAGACCTGCTTCGTCCCCAGGACGGCCTTCCGCGCGGCGGGCAGCTTTACCATCGACGGGCTGCTGGGGCACGGGTCGGTCGACCACGTATCACTGGGCCTCAAGAAAGACGGAGTACTGCGAGCGAAGTACGCCAAGAAGGGCGTCATAGGAGACGACGGCACCTACAACAGCTGGGGCAGCACCTTCGAAAATGCCCACCTGGCCCTTTTTGAATGCGGCCACTGGTTCGACCCGCTGGACGAGGCGTCAACCAAAGGAGCGACCGAGCTGATCGGTGACGGGATAAAGATAAGTTTAAGTACGCCCTTCAGCCTGACCTGGGGGACATCCGGCGGCATGATATTCGGGTTAAAGTCGCAGCCCCCTATCGGACCGCTTTGCTACAACTATCACGAGTGGATGCGCAAAATAAAGAAAGCTTTCGACCCCAATACCGCTTCAGACCCCGAGGGCTACATATCACCTGAAGAGTAG
- a CDS encoding FAD-dependent oxidoreductase, which yields MVFLNKYEKLMEPYHIGTVKTRNRIIKTGASTWSWHEDELHMNETTKSYYEALARGGVGLLIVESPTIDYPAGARWRARYRIDNDKYIPGLKELTEVIHKHGCPTFMQMNHDGPWRVHLIPGESPVFPGPPVAASAVNLNAVNDFNNDVPRALTIPEIKEIEDKFASAAVRAYQAGFDGVDINAGSSHLFHTFLSPFWNKRQDAYGGSQENRARFLVETIREIKKRLGQGFPVSVLINGIEIGQYTGIDDKECLTAADSRGIALRLQEAGADAIQIRSQWLGYHIAYLPETLFYPGPAIPLKYFPKEIYRGRRGAGANIKLTAAMKKILHIPVISVGRFDPELGEKTLREGKADFIAMTRRLVADPELPNKIAAGRRYAIAPCTACGTCQSPKSIDGQKARSRCRINASFGTAQYTIEKTDKKKKVLVIGGGPAGMESARVAALRGHEVTLYERTSRPGGALPLAALVKGVETENLPAIVKYLKTQIYELGVKVVLGKDADEATIEQIKPDAIVLATGGLPATPPIKGIENPIVVSNTKLYRMLKTYLRFASPRTLRWLTKLWMPMGKRVIIIGGDIHGCELAEFLVKRGRKVVIVDKGEAFGEGMPEHLRGLLLPWFRDKGVVMVSRVKDMEVTERGLNIITKDDYREFIPADTIIPATSLQPDKELIKKLEGKAGEIYIIGDCKEPRLIVDAIAEGNRVGRAL from the coding sequence ATGGTGTTTCTTAACAAATACGAAAAACTCATGGAACCTTATCACATAGGCACGGTCAAAACGCGTAACCGTATCATAAAAACCGGCGCGTCAACGTGGTCCTGGCACGAAGACGAGCTACACATGAACGAGACCACCAAGTCTTATTACGAAGCGCTGGCGAGGGGAGGGGTGGGGCTATTGATAGTGGAATCACCGACGATAGATTACCCGGCCGGGGCGCGCTGGCGGGCACGCTACCGGATAGACAATGATAAATATATACCGGGGCTGAAGGAACTGACGGAAGTAATCCATAAGCATGGCTGCCCTACCTTCATGCAGATGAACCATGACGGCCCCTGGCGCGTACACCTCATACCGGGGGAGTCGCCGGTATTTCCGGGACCGCCGGTAGCGGCCTCGGCGGTAAATTTGAATGCCGTAAATGATTTCAACAATGACGTCCCGAGAGCGCTGACCATCCCCGAGATAAAGGAAATCGAAGATAAATTCGCCAGCGCCGCCGTCCGGGCTTACCAGGCGGGATTCGACGGTGTGGACATCAACGCGGGGAGCAGCCACCTGTTCCATACCTTCCTTTCCCCTTTCTGGAACAAACGGCAGGACGCCTACGGGGGGAGCCAGGAGAACCGGGCCAGGTTCCTGGTGGAAACTATCCGTGAAATTAAAAAACGCCTCGGGCAGGGTTTTCCGGTATCCGTATTAATCAACGGCATCGAAATCGGGCAGTACACCGGCATAGATGACAAAGAATGCCTGACCGCCGCTGACAGCCGGGGGATAGCCCTGCGATTACAGGAGGCGGGGGCGGACGCCATCCAGATAAGAAGCCAGTGGCTAGGATACCATATAGCCTACCTGCCGGAAACCCTTTTCTATCCGGGGCCGGCTATCCCTTTAAAATACTTCCCTAAAGAAATATACCGGGGGAGGAGGGGGGCGGGGGCCAATATAAAGCTGACCGCCGCCATGAAAAAGATACTACATATACCGGTCATCTCGGTAGGGAGATTCGACCCGGAGCTGGGAGAAAAGACCCTGCGCGAAGGCAAGGCGGACTTCATCGCCATGACCAGGCGCCTCGTAGCCGACCCCGAGTTGCCGAACAAGATAGCGGCGGGCAGAAGATACGCCATCGCGCCCTGCACGGCCTGCGGCACCTGCCAGTCTCCCAAAAGCATCGACGGGCAAAAAGCCAGAAGCCGCTGCCGGATAAACGCAAGCTTCGGGACGGCACAATATACTATCGAGAAAACAGACAAAAAGAAAAAAGTGCTGGTAATAGGAGGCGGCCCGGCGGGCATGGAGTCGGCCAGGGTGGCGGCCTTGAGAGGGCATGAGGTAACGCTTTACGAAAGAACCAGTCGGCCCGGCGGAGCGCTGCCGCTGGCGGCGCTGGTCAAGGGTGTAGAAACCGAAAACCTGCCGGCTATCGTCAAGTACCTGAAAACCCAGATTTATGAACTCGGCGTAAAGGTGGTACTCGGCAAAGACGCGGACGAGGCAACCATCGAGCAAATCAAACCGGACGCAATTGTCCTGGCGACCGGAGGGCTGCCCGCCACCCCGCCGATAAAAGGAATAGAAAATCCAATCGTGGTCAGCAATACCAAGCTGTACCGTATGCTCAAGACGTATTTAAGATTCGCCAGCCCGAGGACGCTCAGGTGGCTGACCAAACTCTGGATGCCCATGGGGAAAAGGGTGATTATCATCGGCGGGGACATCCACGGCTGCGAGCTGGCGGAGTTCCTGGTAAAGCGGGGCAGGAAGGTTGTCATCGTGGATAAGGGGGAGGCGTTCGGCGAAGGCATGCCGGAACACCTGCGGGGGCTGCTGCTACCGTGGTTCCGGGACAAAGGCGTGGTGATGGTCTCCCGGGTCAAAGACATGGAGGTAACCGAGCGGGGGCTGAACATTATCACCAAAGACGATTACCGAGAATTTATACCGGCCGATACGATTATACCCGCAACATCATTGCAGCCGGATAAAGAGCTTATTAAAAAACTCGAGGGAAAGGCCGGGGAGATTTATATAATCGGCGACTGCAAAGAGCCCCGACTGATAGTGGACGCCATTGCCGAGGGAAACAGAGTCGGCCGCGCTTTGTAG